One window of the Mytilus galloprovincialis chromosome 14, xbMytGall1.hap1.1, whole genome shotgun sequence genome contains the following:
- the LOC143059386 gene encoding uncharacterized protein LOC143059386 codes for MGDKRRASRKHSDHHNKKRAKKSPSCDEPLNDRFIRREINDQELESTRNIPNDKVSPSGRNGEPFDNKNSSSTSKKEDQNSITSDVDQPSNYIDKSRCPGVDNKTDTGCKSIQICENESEVENFVQNPKTSNINDRLKDGSKSHLKPKPNAIEKKNTQFEAENSNSEDDGEENFHSDEEEDRILEEIRPNLHMKKQLFDDSTSNAFSAESWSVYDSGHDCTLSESNFDAFPYQNVDKTDDGKFARNGIRDSIGKDEMCDSAGKDEISEPAGKDEMVDNQTAKNLSCDDKINAVGYEKLDLLRETGSGDIEKTTLAEKSFEKPKDITFVKSDENTGEDIVDLANDNGSNDGEHLFHSDEEEQQILAEIRPNLHLKKPMLDETRSNTLSLQSAESWSMYESGDDYSLSETNLDALSYQDIDDENFFLCKFGEKPSKIVDLKTTNHIEDIQNGKESSLIQENEIKNEDSRQSHETTEKESNGEGLNSEKVSDFDTEESLNKDKGIGILTDFDNDKSPKKDVIGELNSDIDTEESLNKDKGIGISTDIDNDKSPKKDEIVELISDIDINESPDKDKRIGISTEIDIAKSPTKDEIGELISDIDIDESPNKDKRIGILTNFENDKSPTKDVISELESDIDIEKSPNNDKGMGTSTDFDNDKYPTKDVIGELVSDIDIKDSLTNDKRIGILSDFNNDKSPTKDEIGELESDIDIDDLSNKDERFGILADFDNDKCPTKDVIGEFVSDIYIDEFHKNDKSSAILSDIETDTTNTKDKIDCLVVNIDVDESPNKDQVGELLVDVDIDKSLSNQDNKMKILTDIDIIESVDSEDKMDEILSDNDIDNNQYQDSDILKKNEPLLEKSKDKHEQLFALDDDQRHVEQSNKIIQDYNEKFRSLGEQENDSSKKQGKPNENEESDLLAVDLRDTPYSSDEYIDDESDVSVEEIEEERCDILKQLDLSTYVINDASRKQQLPVLEENTSQEFSVDDDDKIFVSDTSMNSKIKDEETNKNSTNDKQISKGKVIMNDTSFNEKQGITCDDKEFEKRHGTKTLQQLHSMSSSDEIYDESIGLESLSDTRPALPNTLFIGDNQSLASLMGRIAAETSTQQNASPPELEDMDFTDFVNILAVVPGKDARILLSPISEEGTVSQIAESIDSLSPEAVEEHPVRKPKRPSLIDLTVTDTEGVVERINLQNIDVLQSFSKPCNFDQPIETGMEQIPRIVKGPSSITAIDSEEIILEWTITGFPEPEVVIFKDGETLDICDGITLENDKNTWTLQIPYGMKDDAGLYEICAVNSSGNDILKTRVYVKSAKNSPVREDEFNNDLREEQTGVPEFLKSPSNVEVIEGDIIHVECQITGDPSPQIVWFKNGELFYPEERVEILQESTKCQLIIQHTEPEDAGIYMCRASNSVGVNQVQFTVCVTDQGDKIQTATNINNDEDRPKWNMVPGHDKAECNLVSSLERVHKPTAPVIQLDMSESDECFSRRYEVRSDYHDEFNDIDLQEGEIIEVLDRSKQSHWLVKSMQDHTKVCYAPPDLLIDTDVDNVGNVPAWNQGQVKNAVSKEEIQTKTNLFE; via the exons ATGGGAGACAAACGAAGGGCATCTCGAAAACATTCGGATCATCATAATAAAAAACGTGCTAAAAAGAGTCCTTCTTGTGATGAACCTTTAAATGATAGATTTATAAGACGTGAAATAAATGATCAAGAGCTTGAATCAACGAGAAATATTCCCAATGATAAAGTATCTCCATCTGGTAGAAATGGTGAACCTTTTGACAACAAAAATTCTTCAAGTACTTCGAAAAAGGAAGATCAAAATAGTATCACATCGGATGTCGACCAACCTTCAAACTACATTGACAAAAGTAGATGTCCCGGTGTTGACAATAAAACAGACACTGGCTGCAAATCTATCCAAATATGTGAGAATGAAAGTGAGGTTGAAAACTTCGTACAAAACCCCAAAACCAGCAATATAAACGACAGGTTAAAAGATGGTAGCAAAAGTCATTTAAAACCGAAGCCAAATGCAATTGAAAAAAAGAACACTCAATTCGAAGCAGAAAACAGTAACAGCGAGGATGATGGAGAGGAAAACTTTCATTCCGACGAAGAAGAAGACAGAATCCTGGAAGAAATTCGTCCAAACTTACACATGAAAAAGCAATTGTTTGATGATTCCACAAGTAACGCGTTTTCGGCTGAAAGTTGGTCAGTTTATGACAGTGGTCATGACTGTACACTCTCAGAGTCCAATTTTGATGCTTTTCCGTACCAGAATGTAGACAAAACAGATGACGGTAAATTTGCCAGGAATGGTATTCGTGAcagcattggaaaagatgaaatgTGTGATTCTGCTGGAAAAGATGAAATTAGTGAACCTGCTGGAAAAGATGAAATGGTAGACAACCAGACTGCCAAAAACTTGAGTTGTGATGATAAAATCAATGCTGTAGGGTATGAAAAACTTGACCTCTTACGAGAGACAGGTAGTGGTGACATCGAAAAAACTACTCTAGCGGAAAAGAGTTTCGAAAAACCGAAGGACATAACGTTCGTTAAATCAGACGAAAACACAGGAGAAGACATTGTTGATTTGGCCAATGACAATGGAAGCAATGACGGAGAACATTTGTTTCATTCAGACGAAGAAGAGCAACAGATCTTAGCAGAGATTCGTCCGAATTTACATTTAAAGAAACCTATGTTAGATGAAACTAGGAGTAACACACTTTCTTTGCAGTCGGCAGAAAGCTGGTCCATGTATGAAAGTGGTGACGATTATAGCCTTTCCGAGACAAACTTGGACGCTCTCTCGTATCAAGATATAGATGATGAGAATTTTTTCTTATGCAAATTTGGAGAGAAACCTAGCAAGATTGTCGACCTTAAAACTACTAACCACATCGAAGATATTCAAAATGGAAAAGAATCGAGCTTAATTCAAGAAAATGAAATTAAGAATGAAGATTCCCGTCAATCGCACGAAACCACAGAAAAGGAATCGAATGGCGAGGGTTTAAATTCTGAAAAAGTGTCTGATTTTGATACCGAAGAATCTCTGAACAAGGATAAAGGCATTGGTATATTGACGGATTTTGATAACGATAAATCTCCTAAAAAAGATGTGATTGGTGAGCTGAATTCTGATATTGATACCGAAGAATCTCTGAACAAGGATAAAGGAATCGGTATTTCGACGGATATTGATAACGATAAATCTCCTAAAAAAGATGAGATTGTTGAGCTGATATCAGATATTGATATCAATGAATCTCCAGACAAGGATAAAAGGATTGGTATTTCGACGGAAATTGATATCGCTAAATCTCCAACCAAAGATGAAATTGGCGAACTGATTTCCGATATCGATATTGACGAATCTCCTAACAAGGATAAAAGAATTGGTATATTGACGAATTTTGAAAACGATAAATCTCCTACCAAAGATGTGATTAGTGAACTTGAGTCTGATATCGatattgaaaaatcgcctaacaATGATAAAGGCATGGGAACTTCCACGGATTTTGATAACGACAAATATCCTACAAAAGACGTAATTGGTGAGTTGGTATCCGATATCGATATTAAAGACTCTCTTACCAATGATAAAAGAATAGGTATATTGTCAGATTTTAATAACGACAAATCTCCAACCAAAGATGAGATTGGTGAACTGGAGTCTGATATTGATATCGACGATTTGTCTAACAAGGATGAAAGATTTGGTATATTGGCAGATTTTGATAACGATAAATGTCCTACCAAAGATGTAATTGGTGAGTTTGTGTCCGATATTTATATCGATGAatttcataaaaatgacaaatcaaGTGCGATATTGTCGGATATAGAAACAGACACAACCAACACAAAGGATAAAATTGATTGCCTTGTTGTGAATATTGATGTTGATGAATCTCCTAACAAAGACCAGGTGGGTGAACTATTGGTTGATGTTGATATCGACAAATCTCTTTCTAACCAagacaacaaaatgaaaatattgacgGACATTGATATCATTGAATCGGTTGATAGTGAAGATAAAATGGATGAGATATTGAGTGATAACGATATTGATAACAATCAATATCAGGACAGTGATATACTTAAAAAGAATGAGCCACTATTAGAGAAAAGTAAAGATAAACATGAACAGCTTTTTGCTCTCGATGATGACCAAAGGCATGTTGAACAAAGTAACAAAATCATTCAGGATTATAATGAGAAATTTAGGTCACTTGGAGAACAAGAAAATGACAGTTCTAAAAAACAAGGAAAGCCAAATGAGAATGAAGAATCAGACTTGTTAGCAGTTGATCTTAGAGATACGCCTTATTCCTCCGACGAATACATAGACGACGAATCTGATGTTTCAGTAGAAGAAATTGAGGAAGAAAGATGTGACATTCTGAAACAACTGGATCTTAGCACATATGTCATTAATGACGCATCAAGAAAGCAACAACTACCGGTTTTAGAGGAAAATACGTCCCAAGAATTCTCAGTCGATGATGATGATAAAATCTTCGTATCAGATACATCAATGAACAGTAAGATAAAAGATGAAGAAACCAACAAAAATAGCACGAATGACAAACAGATATCTAAGGGTAAAGTTATTATGAATGACACTAGTTTTAACGAAAAACAAGGTATCACATGCGACGATAAAGAGTTTGAGAAAAGACATGGCACTAAAACATTACAACAGCTGCATTCAATGTCTTCTTCTGACGAAATATATGACGAAAGTATTGGTCTAGAAAGTTTATCTGATACAAGACCCGCACTACCGAATACTTTATTCATTGGTGATAACCAGTCATTGGCGTCCCTAATGGGCCGTATTGCAGCCGAAACAAGTACACAGCAGAATGCATCCCCACCAGAATTGGAAGATATGGATTTCACTGACTTCGTTAACATACTGGCGGTTGTTCCTGGGAAGGATGCGCGTATTTTACTGTCACCAATCAGCGAAGAGGGAACCGTTTCTCAAATTGCAGAATCTATCGACTCTCTAAGCCCAGAGGCAGTGGAAGAACACCCCGTTAGGAAACCAAAGAGACCATCTTTGATTGATCTGACTGTTACAGATACTGAAGGAGTTGTGGAACGCATTAACCTTCAAAATATAGATGTCCTTCAAAGTTTTAGCAAGCCTTGTAATTTTGATCAACCTATTGAAACTGGAATGGAACAAATACCACGAATTGTGAAAGGACCAAGTAGCATCACAGCAATCGATAGTGAAGAAATTATTCTTGAATGGACCATTACAG GTTTCCCTGAACCAGAAGTTGTTATTTTCAAAGATGGAGAAACATTGGATATATGTGATGGAATAACACTCGAAAATGATAAAAACACATGGACTCTGCAGATCCCGTATGGTATGAAGGATGACGCTGGTTTATACGAAATATGTGCCGTCAATTCATCTGGGAATGACATCCTAAAGACAAGGGTTTATGTTAAAAGTGCCAAAAATTCACCAGTTAGAGAAGACGAATTTAACAATGATCTAAG AGAAGAGCAAACTGGTGTCCCAGAATTCCTAAAATCTCCAAGCAATGTGGAAGTGATAGAAGGGGACATAATCCATGTTGAATGTCAAATAACAG gtgATCCTAGTCCACAGATTGTTTGGTTTAAGAATGGAGAACTGTTCTACCCAGAGGAGAGAGTGGAGATATTACAAGAGTCTACAAAGTGTCAACTGATCATACAACATACTGAACCAGAAGATGCTGGAATATACATGTGTAGAGCCTCCAATTCTGTTGGTGTTAATCAAGTACAGTTTACTGTCTGTGTCACAGATCAGG GTGATAAGATACAGACAGCTACAAATATAAACAATGATGAAGACAGGCCTAAGTGGAACATGGTACCTGGTCATGACAAAGCTGAGTGTAATCTGGTATCAAGTCTTGAAAGAGTGCACAAACCTACTGCTCCCGTTATACAGCTTGATATGTCTGAATCAGAT GAATGTTTTTCTAGAAGATATGAAGTTAGATCTGACTACCATGATGAATTTAATGATATTGACCTacaggaaggggagataattgaaGTATTGGACAGATCTAAACAATCTCATTGGCTGGTCAAATCCATGCAAGACCATacaaag GTATGTTATGCTCCTCCAGACCTGTTGATTGACACAGATGTTGACAATGTTGGGAACGTACCTGCATGGaatcaaggtcaagtgaaaaatgCTGTATCGAAGGAAGAAATACAAACTAAAACAAA cctTTTTGAATAA